The following proteins come from a genomic window of Pirellula staleyi DSM 6068:
- a CDS encoding DUF4129 domain-containing protein: MPQRNANTRRPAKLAAFLSALALACLAATSAWGWQSPAELQGHAPHMALGLQRAEQEYTAEEDQKAIEAARDALASQANFPFYDESKDAIRKINIPPQELPQKSKTTTGGTNSAKARPTTTRAGTTTGSGLSGFSSVLQVLGLIVLIAALVAIAVLIARTFLRGEVAEQNSAELELGPSRDVDRVEQLPFQLKRPSGDFLTEARLAYEQGDFARAIIYFYSHQLVQLDRHQWIRLSKGKTNRQYLRELRSKPELRDLLDETILLFESAFFGHHDITRSQFEAVWRRAGEFQQLVLQQEALTA, translated from the coding sequence ATGCCCCAGCGCAACGCAAACACTCGACGACCAGCGAAGCTCGCCGCGTTTCTCTCGGCGCTGGCGCTAGCGTGTCTCGCTGCGACGTCGGCCTGGGGCTGGCAATCACCCGCCGAGTTGCAGGGGCACGCGCCGCACATGGCTCTGGGACTGCAGCGTGCCGAGCAAGAGTACACCGCGGAAGAAGATCAGAAAGCGATTGAAGCGGCGCGCGATGCCCTTGCGAGCCAGGCAAACTTTCCGTTCTACGACGAGTCGAAAGACGCGATTCGAAAGATCAATATTCCGCCCCAAGAGCTCCCCCAAAAATCAAAAACAACCACCGGCGGCACGAACTCGGCGAAAGCTAGGCCGACCACCACTCGCGCTGGAACCACCACCGGCAGCGGACTGTCGGGTTTCAGCAGCGTGCTGCAAGTGCTGGGGCTGATCGTTTTAATCGCGGCCCTCGTGGCGATTGCCGTGCTGATTGCCCGCACCTTCCTGCGGGGTGAAGTGGCGGAGCAAAACAGTGCCGAGCTCGAACTTGGTCCGTCGCGCGATGTCGATCGAGTCGAGCAGTTACCGTTTCAGCTCAAGCGCCCCAGTGGCGACTTCCTCACCGAAGCACGCCTGGCGTATGAGCAAGGTGATTTCGCCCGCGCGATCATCTATTTCTACAGTCATCAACTGGTGCAACTCGACCGGCATCAATGGATTCGTTTGTCGAAGGGGAAAACGAATCGACAGTACCTCCGCGAACTTCGCAGCAAGCCCGAACTGCGAGATTTACTCGACGAAACGATTCTCTTGTTCGAGTCCGCTTTTTTTGGTCATCACGATATCACACGCTCTCAGTTCGAAGCGGTGTGGCGTCGCGCAGGTGAATTTCAGCAGCTTGTTCTTCAGCAGGAGGCACTCACCGCATGA
- a CDS encoding thioredoxin domain-containing protein produces the protein MPSSRIHLLVFCLLGLVVLAGAMAEEPAPKQPTKTNRLAQETSPYLLLHAHNPVDWYPWGNEALERAKKENKPIFLSVGYSSCHWCHVMERESFLDPEIAKLLNENFICIKVDREERPDIDTIYMTAVQTYLQLTTGRRGGGWPMTVFLTPEGNPFFGGTYFPARDGDREGMTGFLTLSSKVSEMWKKEPVKLGDDATTLARFIKDQLEGPKLLLAVVLDTKLTTSVEKGLAAQFDERYGGFGFDEIEWQRPKFPEPSNLQFLLEIVKKTPASESRAMLVHTLDRMAMGGIYDHVGGGFHRYSVDRMWRIPHFEKMLYDNGQLLTVYSEAYALTGDENYQRIARETAEFMLREMRDTSGGFYAALDAETEGVEGKFYRWDKAEVEKLLTKEEFELYSAVYGLSRAPNFEETFYVIQLRDTLVDIAKTREITVEKLVNDLRPIHAKLLAARNARKRPLTDTKILAGENGLAITGLATAGKLLKEPRYTEAAATAATLVLSKMTAPEGRLFRTYSGEKAKLNAYLSDYSMLVEGLLALHEATGEQRWLDEAIKLTDQQVELFHDVPRGGFYFTSKDHESLLARVKETVDSAMPAGNSVAAVNLVKLVKITGKNEYLKLAEGAIQSAAGQMQENPTVSPRLATALLAWQSMAASGDPSAPGAVPKKAETK, from the coding sequence ATGCCATCTAGTCGAATCCATTTGCTCGTTTTTTGCCTGCTGGGGCTCGTCGTGCTCGCAGGGGCGATGGCCGAAGAGCCTGCGCCAAAACAGCCGACCAAGACGAATCGACTAGCCCAAGAGACCAGTCCCTATTTGCTGCTGCACGCCCACAACCCGGTCGACTGGTATCCCTGGGGCAACGAAGCGCTCGAGCGCGCCAAGAAAGAGAATAAGCCGATCTTCCTTTCGGTCGGCTATTCCAGCTGTCATTGGTGCCATGTGATGGAGCGCGAGTCGTTCCTCGATCCCGAGATCGCGAAGCTACTCAACGAGAACTTCATCTGCATCAAAGTCGATCGCGAAGAACGTCCCGATATCGACACCATTTACATGACCGCCGTACAAACCTACTTGCAACTGACGACTGGTCGACGCGGTGGGGGGTGGCCGATGACCGTGTTCCTCACCCCCGAAGGGAATCCCTTTTTTGGTGGCACCTACTTCCCCGCGCGCGATGGCGATCGCGAAGGAATGACTGGCTTTCTCACCCTCTCATCCAAAGTGAGTGAGATGTGGAAGAAGGAGCCGGTGAAGCTCGGCGACGATGCAACGACACTCGCGCGGTTCATCAAGGATCAGCTCGAAGGCCCCAAGTTGCTCCTTGCTGTTGTGCTCGATACGAAGCTCACAACCAGTGTCGAGAAAGGGCTCGCTGCGCAGTTCGACGAGCGCTATGGAGGCTTTGGCTTCGACGAGATCGAGTGGCAACGCCCCAAGTTTCCCGAGCCCTCGAATCTGCAGTTTTTGCTCGAAATCGTGAAGAAAACGCCCGCTTCTGAAAGTCGCGCGATGCTGGTTCATACGCTCGACCGGATGGCGATGGGTGGAATCTACGATCACGTGGGAGGAGGCTTTCATCGCTACAGTGTTGATCGGATGTGGCGCATTCCTCACTTCGAAAAGATGCTCTACGACAACGGCCAACTGCTGACGGTCTACAGCGAAGCGTATGCGCTGACTGGCGATGAAAACTATCAGCGCATCGCCCGAGAAACTGCCGAGTTCATGCTCCGCGAGATGCGCGACACTAGCGGCGGCTTCTATGCGGCGCTCGATGCCGAGACCGAAGGGGTCGAAGGAAAGTTCTATCGCTGGGACAAAGCAGAGGTCGAAAAATTACTCACCAAAGAGGAGTTTGAACTTTATAGCGCCGTGTATGGTTTGTCGCGCGCTCCAAACTTCGAAGAAACGTTCTATGTGATTCAGCTCCGCGATACCCTTGTCGATATTGCAAAAACACGCGAAATCACCGTGGAAAAGCTTGTGAATGACTTGCGGCCAATCCATGCCAAACTGCTCGCCGCACGCAATGCTCGCAAGCGACCACTCACCGATACCAAAATCCTCGCAGGTGAAAATGGACTTGCGATCACAGGCCTGGCGACCGCAGGCAAGCTGCTGAAAGAGCCGCGCTACACCGAAGCTGCAGCTACAGCAGCGACATTGGTCCTTTCGAAGATGACCGCTCCTGAAGGTCGACTCTTTCGGACTTACAGTGGCGAGAAAGCCAAGCTGAACGCTTACCTCAGTGACTACTCCATGCTGGTCGAGGGGCTCCTGGCACTTCATGAGGCGACGGGCGAGCAGCGCTGGCTCGACGAGGCAATCAAGCTGACCGATCAGCAGGTCGAGTTGTTCCACGATGTGCCGCGCGGCGGCTTTTATTTCACGAGCAAAGATCACGAATCGCTTCTCGCGCGGGTGAAAGAAACGGTCGATAGCGCGATGCCAGCCGGCAACAGTGTGGCGGCAGTGAATCTCGTGAAACTCGTAAAAATCACTGGGAAAAACGAGTATTTGAAGCTGGCCGAGGGGGCGATTCAATCAGCCGCTGGTCAGATGCAAGAGAACCCGACCGTCTCGCCACGGTTAGCCACGGCGCTTCTCGCCTGGCAATCGATGGCGGCTAGCGGCGACCCTAGCGCCCCGGGCGCAGTACCGAAGAAAGCAGAAACGAAGTAA
- a CDS encoding DUF4350 domain-containing protein: MSTAPASSSSPYSSSSGNSASSSAKSSSSKSSSAIVPLALVGLFIVTLLMLWFYFTSRTSDTITSEYGKRRASGATDSVNGTSVLAEMFKATGRRVETINQLSPRLERYQTIVWFPDDFSPPSAEQREALEDWLFDGSGRVLIYVGRDYDARSDYYNDIRPLVKKEERSEFERRRATAKSQFDSARASMPKQGFSRWFTAKRDGKRTVVKSLSGPWAEGIDVTKTDLELQGRLDIPIESDRNATVDPALPTETEALLETDEGDVLVSSIIDEAYLGSGQIVVVANGGFVLNYPLVNHEHRKLASRLIAETDPKGKVAFLESGPGGPPVVDREPAEESQAAIAILKVWPLSAIMPHLVIFGVMLCLALSPIFGRPKELPRETLADFGKHVAALGQLLARTRDRGYALLRLEQYRQQGRRDSGRSHLK, translated from the coding sequence ATGAGCACCGCCCCCGCTTCTTCTAGCTCACCTTACTCCTCGAGCAGTGGTAATTCGGCAAGCAGTTCGGCCAAGAGCAGTTCCTCCAAGTCATCGTCGGCGATTGTGCCACTGGCTCTGGTCGGACTCTTTATCGTCACGCTGCTGATGCTCTGGTTCTATTTCACCTCCCGCACCTCCGACACCATCACGTCGGAATACGGTAAGCGCCGCGCTAGTGGTGCCACCGATAGTGTGAATGGCACCTCGGTCCTTGCCGAGATGTTCAAAGCGACCGGACGCCGCGTCGAAACGATCAACCAACTTTCGCCACGTCTCGAGCGTTATCAAACGATCGTCTGGTTTCCGGATGATTTTTCTCCACCCTCTGCCGAACAGCGCGAAGCGCTCGAGGACTGGCTCTTCGACGGGAGTGGCCGGGTGCTGATCTATGTCGGTCGCGACTACGATGCTCGATCCGACTACTACAACGACATTCGGCCGCTCGTCAAAAAAGAAGAACGTAGCGAGTTCGAGCGACGTCGCGCCACGGCCAAATCGCAGTTCGATAGTGCTCGAGCTTCGATGCCCAAACAAGGCTTCTCGCGCTGGTTTACTGCCAAGCGCGATGGCAAACGAACGGTAGTTAAATCGCTAAGCGGTCCCTGGGCCGAAGGGATCGACGTCACCAAGACCGATCTCGAACTGCAAGGGCGTCTCGATATTCCGATCGAATCGGATCGCAATGCGACAGTCGATCCCGCGCTGCCGACAGAGACCGAAGCCCTGCTCGAAACCGACGAAGGGGATGTCCTCGTGAGCTCCATCATCGATGAAGCTTATCTCGGGAGCGGGCAGATCGTGGTCGTTGCGAATGGTGGTTTCGTTCTTAACTATCCGCTCGTGAATCACGAGCATCGAAAGCTCGCCTCGCGACTGATTGCCGAAACCGATCCCAAAGGGAAAGTTGCGTTTCTCGAGAGTGGTCCCGGTGGCCCCCCTGTCGTCGATCGCGAACCAGCCGAGGAATCGCAGGCTGCGATTGCGATTTTGAAAGTCTGGCCACTCAGTGCCATCATGCCGCACCTCGTGATTTTTGGCGTCATGCTTTGTCTGGCACTCTCCCCCATTTTTGGACGTCCGAAAGAATTGCCGCGCGAGACACTGGCCGACTTTGGTAAACATGTTGCCGCGCTGGGACAACTGTTGGCCCGCACGCGCGATCGAGGCTATGCCCTGCTGCGACTCGAGCAATACCGTCAGCAAGGGCGCCGCGATTCGGGACGCTCGCATCTGAAGTAA
- a CDS encoding RDD family protein, protein MSERPQKLDSIIRVVTPENIAFEYRVAGPFRRLPALLLDYTLISFFIVSIFLGLQLTIGLMSTGLAVGLGLVCKFVLSWFYGGLFETFMNGQTPGKWVFGLRVLTFDGRPINGLQAVMRNVLRLADTFCGVGLVAMALNNRYQRLGDLVCGTIVVVEEKPWLTGVAKLEDPRAIQLAGYLPPNFVVTKTQAKALANFVERRRFFSPQRRREVARHLAEPLLVKFGLPADTSYDLLLCALYYRTFIADRTDDERQLAEATASARMQNAFGAAGLASGIPNPAMAQAFGYGGQPAMSLAQQAATPMAAAASSTIAGYVPQGYTPQQPAYPGSGYPGPTYPGQSFAPPQNAPGSFAPIAPPPLSPPVPPPKPS, encoded by the coding sequence ATGTCCGAGCGACCCCAAAAACTCGACTCGATCATCCGTGTGGTGACCCCCGAGAACATCGCGTTTGAATATCGCGTGGCAGGTCCGTTTCGTCGTTTGCCAGCACTTCTGCTCGACTACACGCTGATCAGCTTTTTTATCGTCTCGATTTTCTTAGGCCTGCAGCTCACCATTGGCCTAATGAGCACCGGTCTGGCGGTCGGCTTGGGGCTCGTCTGCAAGTTCGTCCTGAGCTGGTTCTATGGTGGTCTCTTCGAAACGTTTATGAACGGTCAGACCCCGGGCAAATGGGTGTTTGGTTTGCGGGTGCTGACGTTCGATGGCCGACCGATTAACGGTTTGCAGGCGGTGATGCGAAACGTGCTGCGACTGGCCGATACGTTTTGCGGCGTCGGGCTGGTGGCGATGGCGCTCAATAACCGCTATCAGCGCCTCGGCGATTTGGTTTGCGGCACGATCGTGGTGGTGGAAGAAAAGCCGTGGCTCACCGGGGTTGCGAAGCTCGAAGATCCGCGTGCGATTCAGCTGGCTGGCTATTTGCCCCCCAATTTTGTCGTGACGAAAACGCAGGCCAAAGCGCTGGCGAATTTTGTCGAGCGGCGCCGCTTCTTCTCGCCGCAGCGTCGACGCGAAGTGGCACGTCACTTGGCCGAGCCACTGCTGGTGAAATTCGGTTTGCCTGCCGACACGAGCTACGATCTGCTGCTCTGCGCGCTCTACTACCGGACGTTCATCGCCGACCGCACGGACGACGAACGACAGCTGGCCGAAGCGACCGCGAGTGCACGGATGCAAAATGCGTTTGGAGCGGCGGGGCTGGCCAGCGGCATTCCGAACCCCGCGATGGCGCAAGCGTTTGGCTACGGGGGACAGCCTGCGATGTCGCTCGCGCAGCAAGCAGCAACGCCGATGGCAGCAGCCGCGAGCAGCACGATTGCCGGGTATGTGCCGCAAGGGTATACGCCGCAGCAGCCTGCTTATCCGGGCTCTGGCTATCCGGGGCCCACTTATCCGGGTCAGAGTTTCGCGCCGCCGCAAAATGCTCCAGGATCGTTCGCGCCGATTGCTCCACCACCTCTCTCACCGCCGGTACCACCTCCGAAGCCTTCGTAA
- a CDS encoding stage II sporulation protein M — MKVLELLERRRQNWQELERLCDRLQESQGSLHLSPVELSRFGTLYRAACADLALADSYQLPQNTVQYLHRLVGRSHNQLYRSRRFQVKQWLEILLTDVPQRIFNDRCVQLMFVLFWGMFILSGFLAYSKTAWPDFATQVLGAEQIEALEAMYANPIDGSQRSGDENAGMAGFYADHNTGIGLQCFAWGLLVVPGMAVTMFNAISLGAAFGYMARPDVEEGKHFFEFVTAHGPFELTAIILSAGAGLRLGLSWMMTGGISRIDNLRKTGTETLPLMGAAGIMFFMAALIEGFLSPSAAPYWLKATVAILSSGLLSFYFLVLGFPRSLLVATR; from the coding sequence ATGAAAGTACTCGAACTTCTCGAACGACGACGGCAGAACTGGCAAGAGCTCGAGCGCCTGTGCGATCGCTTGCAAGAGTCGCAAGGGTCGCTGCATCTGTCGCCGGTCGAGCTGTCGCGGTTTGGAACTTTGTATCGCGCTGCGTGCGCCGATTTGGCGCTGGCCGATTCGTATCAACTGCCGCAAAACACGGTGCAGTATCTGCATCGCCTGGTCGGACGCTCGCACAATCAGCTCTATCGTTCGCGCCGCTTTCAAGTGAAGCAGTGGCTCGAAATTCTACTGACCGACGTTCCGCAGCGGATCTTCAACGATCGGTGCGTGCAGCTGATGTTTGTGCTCTTCTGGGGGATGTTCATTCTGTCCGGTTTTTTGGCCTATTCGAAAACAGCATGGCCCGACTTTGCCACGCAAGTGCTGGGTGCCGAGCAGATCGAAGCGCTCGAGGCCATGTATGCCAATCCGATCGACGGCTCGCAGCGCAGCGGTGATGAAAATGCAGGGATGGCTGGCTTCTATGCCGACCACAATACCGGCATCGGCTTGCAATGCTTTGCCTGGGGACTGCTCGTGGTGCCGGGGATGGCAGTGACGATGTTCAACGCCATCTCGCTCGGCGCGGCGTTTGGCTACATGGCCCGCCCCGACGTCGAGGAAGGAAAGCACTTCTTCGAATTCGTGACAGCACATGGTCCGTTCGAGCTCACCGCGATCATTTTGTCGGCCGGGGCGGGGCTCAGGCTCGGGCTTTCGTGGATGATGACCGGTGGCATTTCGCGCATCGATAACTTGCGCAAGACAGGGACCGAAACGTTGCCCCTGATGGGTGCCGCCGGGATCATGTTTTTTATGGCTGCACTGATCGAAGGGTTCCTCTCACCCTCAGCGGCGCCTTATTGGCTGAAGGCGACTGTCGCGATTCTCTCCAGCGGGCTGTTGTCGTTCTATTTCCTGGTGCTGGGTTTCCCGCGGAGTCTTCTCGTTGCAACTCGATAA
- a CDS encoding MoxR family ATPase, which produces MSNAPLGPDASAGSAATIEFHCSSCQRSLRVPASAAGKRAACPQCNAIVQVPAATAPAASTLGSVDPLATAASGSTPGSLSLGSPMSSGAPLSTGNVAAASPSMMPGSNLPSSGMPSAGATSLPPISAPAASPFGAIPPQQQPFAPQTSYPQPTYPQPSYGQMPPVSSGYGSTPFGNSAPTTTPTSSAPPPAALKLTGNAATGSQTRTKQLFDRITSEIAKVYVGQDELVLGALVALFSSGHVLIESVPGLGKTLLVRALGRVLGCHFGRIQFTADLMPSDVTGAPILDMKTQEFRFRPGPVFTQLLLADEINRAPAKTHASLLEIMQEYRVTVDGKSHVIERPFLVLATQNPIESEGTYNLPEAQLDRFMFKLVASYPREHEEAQILKLHSQQKSLEKQLEQEVATVTNPKEILEIIAQNAQVRVDDRLVDYINKIVRLTRQWPKFHMGASPRAGLALMQSARTLAAFSGRDYAVPDDVFQIALPALRHRVVLTAEAEVEGYKVDDLLTELIRSVEVPRL; this is translated from the coding sequence ATGAGTAATGCACCCCTCGGACCCGATGCATCCGCTGGCTCGGCCGCTACGATTGAGTTTCACTGCAGCAGTTGTCAGCGAAGTTTGCGAGTTCCCGCTTCAGCGGCTGGCAAGCGGGCAGCCTGCCCACAGTGCAACGCGATTGTGCAAGTTCCGGCCGCGACGGCACCCGCAGCAAGCACGCTAGGTTCCGTCGATCCGCTCGCAACTGCTGCCTCGGGAAGCACACCCGGAAGCTTGTCGCTCGGCTCTCCCATGTCGTCGGGCGCTCCGCTGTCGACCGGCAATGTCGCGGCAGCCTCTCCGAGCATGATGCCTGGCAGCAACCTCCCCAGTTCAGGAATGCCGAGCGCTGGCGCGACATCGCTTCCACCGATCTCAGCGCCGGCTGCTTCACCGTTTGGCGCAATCCCGCCGCAGCAACAGCCGTTCGCGCCACAGACGAGCTATCCCCAGCCAACCTATCCGCAGCCAAGCTACGGCCAGATGCCACCAGTGAGTTCGGGCTACGGCAGCACGCCGTTTGGAAATTCCGCGCCCACCACCACTCCCACTTCGTCGGCACCTCCGCCAGCGGCGCTAAAACTCACTGGCAATGCCGCCACAGGTTCGCAGACACGCACCAAGCAATTGTTCGATCGCATCACGAGTGAAATTGCCAAGGTCTACGTCGGTCAAGACGAACTCGTGCTCGGCGCGCTTGTCGCACTCTTCTCGAGCGGACACGTGCTGATCGAAAGTGTCCCGGGACTCGGTAAAACGCTGCTCGTTCGCGCGCTCGGACGGGTCCTCGGCTGTCACTTCGGACGTATTCAGTTCACCGCCGACTTGATGCCGAGCGATGTCACCGGCGCTCCGATCCTCGACATGAAAACGCAAGAGTTCCGCTTCCGTCCGGGACCTGTCTTCACGCAGCTGCTTCTGGCCGACGAAATCAACCGCGCACCGGCGAAAACACACGCCTCGCTCCTCGAAATCATGCAGGAATATCGCGTGACGGTCGATGGCAAGAGCCACGTCATCGAGCGTCCGTTCCTGGTCCTCGCGACGCAAAACCCGATCGAGTCCGAAGGTACCTACAACCTGCCCGAAGCTCAGCTCGACCGCTTCATGTTCAAGCTCGTTGCCAGCTATCCACGCGAGCACGAAGAGGCGCAGATTCTGAAGCTGCATAGCCAGCAGAAGAGCCTCGAGAAACAGCTCGAACAAGAGGTGGCCACCGTTACCAATCCGAAAGAGATTCTCGAGATCATCGCCCAGAACGCGCAGGTCCGTGTCGACGATCGGCTGGTCGATTACATCAACAAGATTGTGCGTCTCACGCGGCAATGGCCGAAGTTCCACATGGGTGCTTCACCGCGCGCGGGTCTGGCACTCATGCAGTCGGCTCGCACGCTCGCTGCCTTTAGTGGTCGCGACTACGCTGTGCCCGACGATGTATTTCAAATCGCTCTGCCTGCTCTGCGCCATCGTGTGGTGCTGACCGCAGAAGCGGAAGTCGAAGGCTACAAGGTCGACGATCTGCTCACCGAATTGATTCGTTCGGTGGAGGTGCCGCGCCTTTGA
- a CDS encoding DUF58 domain-containing protein: protein MNDPITNLFTNYGDLLLKNAGLLGAAFVVPLLWLAVYRRVFANIPLVVLLAIPALLSFSLLFQQQLFSVIIWVDAAIFLVATIDLFTLPGKRALQIEREMALVGSLKKQHRVTLHISNVSSRRLVIWLRDDAPAEMQATPDRFTLSLAPRSRTTVHYDLQPTRRGSFTLYDVHVRVRSRLGLWQRYLEIPQQSELRVYPDMKQLSEYAILARTNRLSLMGVRRTRKVGTENDFERLRDYTLDDNHKYIDWRASARRNKLTVKDFQTSQSQRIIFLVDCGRLMTGQSNGLSLLDHSLNAVLMMSYVALRQGDSVGMICFSDRVLKYVPPQGGMNQMNQLLHTSFDRFPELVESRYDEAFLYLASHCKKRSLVVLITNVIDEVNAHQIESYLATLVGKHLPLGVLLRDHQLFDAADRDPVDDATLYQAAAAAEILTWRHQVLRDLEHRGALALDVFPEDMTAPLVNKYLEIKARHLL from the coding sequence TTGAACGATCCCATCACCAATCTCTTTACCAACTACGGCGATTTACTGCTGAAAAACGCGGGGCTGCTCGGTGCGGCGTTTGTCGTTCCGCTCCTCTGGCTCGCCGTCTATCGCCGTGTCTTCGCCAACATTCCGCTGGTGGTGCTGCTGGCCATCCCTGCGCTACTGTCGTTCTCGCTCCTGTTTCAGCAGCAACTGTTTAGCGTCATCATCTGGGTCGACGCCGCCATTTTCCTGGTCGCGACGATCGATCTCTTCACGCTGCCGGGCAAGCGCGCGCTGCAAATCGAGCGCGAGATGGCACTCGTCGGTTCGCTCAAGAAACAGCATCGTGTCACGCTGCATATCAGCAACGTTTCGTCGCGTCGACTTGTCATTTGGCTACGCGATGATGCACCGGCGGAAATGCAAGCAACGCCCGATCGCTTCACACTGTCGCTCGCACCGCGCAGCCGCACTACGGTGCACTACGATCTTCAGCCGACCCGTCGTGGCTCGTTCACGCTCTACGATGTGCATGTGCGAGTCCGAAGTCGACTCGGACTTTGGCAACGCTACCTCGAAATTCCGCAGCAATCCGAGCTCCGTGTTTATCCCGACATGAAGCAGCTGTCGGAGTATGCCATCCTCGCACGTACCAATCGCCTGAGCTTGATGGGGGTTCGTCGCACGCGGAAAGTCGGCACCGAAAACGATTTTGAACGCCTGCGCGACTACACGCTCGACGACAATCACAAGTACATCGACTGGCGCGCCAGTGCCCGACGCAACAAGCTCACAGTCAAAGATTTTCAGACGAGCCAAAGTCAGCGGATCATCTTCCTGGTCGACTGCGGTCGGCTCATGACCGGTCAATCCAACGGGCTGAGTCTGCTCGATCACTCGCTCAACGCCGTGCTGATGATGAGCTACGTGGCGCTGCGCCAAGGCGACTCGGTCGGGATGATCTGTTTCTCCGATCGCGTGCTGAAATACGTGCCGCCCCAAGGTGGCATGAATCAAATGAATCAGCTGCTGCACACGTCGTTCGATCGCTTTCCCGAACTGGTTGAATCGCGCTACGACGAAGCGTTTCTCTACCTCGCCTCGCACTGCAAAAAACGCTCGCTCGTGGTGCTGATCACCAACGTCATCGACGAGGTCAACGCGCATCAGATCGAGAGCTATCTGGCAACGCTTGTCGGCAAACATTTACCGCTCGGCGTGTTGCTGCGCGATCATCAGTTGTTCGACGCTGCCGATCGCGATCCGGTCGACGATGCTACGCTCTATCAGGCCGCCGCTGCTGCCGAGATTCTTACCTGGCGACATCAGGTGCTACGCGATCTCGAACATCGAGGCGCACTAGCGCTCGATGTTTTTCCCGAAGATATGACCGCGCCGCTGGTCAACAAGTATCTCGAGATCAAAGCGCGGCACTTGCTCTAA
- a CDS encoding RluA family pseudouridine synthase, producing the protein MSNHSEHFHVTSREQGQTLAAAIRRWLGQISWRDVKSLVLGQHVQVNGNLCLDEARRLKPGEVVKVYQHPLAKPADEKDVRIRHVDNHLVVVEKPAGMTTERHPEEKNWPSRRKQLQPTLDEVLPRLLAKHLGWKIPREAAGSAAAKGRRTQPAPKLPRIFAVHRLDRDTSGLMVFARTPEASTALIKLFKKHHVTRAYVAVVHGTPVEQKIETYLVRDRGDGLRGSSPAGKVAEEAQRAVTHVRLMQTIGPYSVVECRLETGRTHQIRIHLAEAGHMLCGEKVYTHKLGEKSQRDESGAPRQALHAAELGFVHPITSEPLIWRMQLPQELADWIRGLAME; encoded by the coding sequence ATGAGCAACCACTCCGAGCATTTTCATGTCACGTCGCGCGAGCAGGGTCAAACGCTGGCCGCTGCGATTCGTCGATGGCTAGGTCAGATTTCATGGCGCGATGTCAAGTCGCTCGTCCTCGGTCAGCATGTGCAGGTCAACGGCAACTTGTGCCTCGACGAAGCGCGCCGACTCAAGCCGGGCGAAGTCGTGAAGGTCTACCAGCATCCACTCGCGAAACCGGCCGATGAAAAAGATGTCCGCATCCGGCATGTCGATAACCACCTCGTGGTCGTCGAAAAACCTGCAGGGATGACGACCGAACGGCATCCCGAAGAGAAGAACTGGCCTTCGCGCCGTAAACAGCTACAGCCCACGCTCGACGAAGTGCTCCCACGTCTCCTCGCCAAGCATTTGGGCTGGAAGATCCCGCGCGAAGCTGCGGGTAGTGCCGCCGCGAAAGGTCGTCGCACCCAGCCTGCGCCGAAATTGCCGCGCATCTTTGCAGTCCATCGACTCGACCGCGATACGAGTGGCCTGATGGTGTTTGCCCGAACGCCGGAAGCATCGACGGCGCTCATCAAGCTCTTTAAGAAGCATCATGTGACGCGCGCTTACGTGGCGGTGGTGCATGGCACTCCTGTCGAGCAGAAGATCGAAACCTATTTAGTGCGCGATCGAGGGGATGGACTACGAGGCTCGAGTCCTGCCGGTAAAGTTGCCGAAGAAGCGCAGCGGGCGGTGACACACGTGCGGCTGATGCAAACCATCGGCCCCTATAGTGTTGTCGAGTGTCGCCTCGAAACAGGTCGCACCCATCAAATTCGTATTCACCTGGCCGAAGCGGGGCACATGCTCTGCGGCGAAAAAGTTTACACGCATAAGCTCGGCGAAAAGTCGCAGCGCGACGAGAGTGGCGCGCCACGGCAAGCACTCCATGCCGCTGAACTTGGTTTCGTTCATCCAATCACGAGCGAGCCGCTGATCTGGCGCATGCAATTGCCCCAGGAGCTGGCCGATTGGATTCGTGGTTTGGCGATGGAATAA